Proteins co-encoded in one Octopus bimaculoides isolate UCB-OBI-ISO-001 chromosome 7, ASM119413v2, whole genome shotgun sequence genomic window:
- the LOC128248393 gene encoding zinc finger protein 239-like, with translation MNYVSTKLNIKQSKRIDFRDEILKEIGKTSYYCDICKKSFSKKSNLTRHKRIHTGEKPYHCDICDKSFSQSNVLKIHQRIHTGERPYQCDICGKSFSRDSNLATHKRIHTGEKLYHCGKSFPLTYPFTFHRRTYTGEKPYLCDICGKSFSQSGALTAHKHIHTGERPYQCDICGKSFSRDNHLNTHKRVHTGEKPFHCEICGRSFSQANHLTTHIRIHTGEKPYQCDICDKSFSVACSLTKHRRIHTGERPYQCDICGKSFSINSHLTTHKRIHTGEKPYHCDICGKSFSGSSISTAHKHLHTGEKPHCCDICGKSFSVTSNLTKHKRIHTGEKPFLCDICGKSFSENGSLTRHERIHIREKPYLW, from the coding sequence atgaatTATGTGAGCACCAAGCTAAATATAAAACAGTCTAAAAGGATTGATTTTCGTGATGAGATActtaaagaaataggaaaaacatcatattactgtgatatctgtaaaaagtcatTCTCAAAGAAGAGtaacttaactagacacaaacgtattcatacaggagagaaaccatatcactgtgatatctgtgataaatcattctctcaaagtaatgTCTTAAAAATTCAccagcgtattcatacaggagaaaggccatatcagtgtgatatttgtggtaaatcattctctagagaTAGTAATTTAGCTACTCACaagcgtattcacacaggagagaaattGTATCACTGCGGAAAATCATTCCCTTTAACATATCCCTTCACTTTTCACAGACGCACttatacaggagagaagccatatctctgtgatatttgtggtaaatcattttctcaaagtgGTGCTTTAACTGCtcacaaacatatccacacaggagagagaccatatcagtgtgatatctgtggtaaatcattctccagaGATAACCATTTAAATACTCACAAAcgcgttcatacaggagagaaaccatttcactgtgagatctgtggtagatcattctcACAAGCAAACCACTTAACTACCCACattcgtattcatacaggagaaaaaccatatcagtgtgatatctgtgataaatcattctctgttgCTTGTAGCTTAACTAAGCATAGGCGTATTCATACCGGTGAGaggccatatcagtgtgatatctgtggtaaatcattctctataaATAGTCACTTAAccactcacaaacgtattcatacaggagagaagccatatcactgtgatatttgtggtaaatcattctctggaagtagcATATCAACAGCTCATAAACAccttcatacaggagagaagccacattgttgtgatatctgtggtaaatcattctctgtgacaagtaatttaactaaacacaaacgtattcatacaggagagaaaccatttctctgtgatatctgtggtaaatcattctctgaaaacgGTAGCTTAACTCGACATGAGCGCATCCATATAAGAGAGAAGCcttatttgtggtaa